One Moorella sp. E308F DNA segment encodes these proteins:
- a CDS encoding Wadjet anti-phage system protein JetA family protein, which translates to MKLFEVIPERLFQVFSGRNRHIYAEALLLLYEQYRVNRFGIQYEVMRDLMQELIESQEEAGLVYEVEEEEEQEPAAGGLFDGNGEDLARLKAGVLLRRLDRLKWIQVEVRDNFRRYIVLPRYASRLLAVFQELCENRTVEYQRFAFVTYQLLSGEEARQRPGFAILEAHRMTQEFLEELRVLANNMKYHMEQVVAKASIQEVLDHHFEEYKAHIIDRSYHRLKTSDHVSRYRQRILATVQEWLLDPEWMARAVEDALRNEFFASREEAADQLRRALMDIEEIYRGLDEIFYQIDLRHNQYLRASFERARYLSQHSSGVDRYLARILEWTAAGIRRGDLPAEDCLPGLFNLMRLNQLNEQSLYTPRRRRAPHRPEPQVVVAVPEELKRQLREQNLQRVRQAITREKVSAYVLGRLGERQEMGIEELAPTNMEEFLYLLYVYLYGYDGLAGYRLVPRGANRILDIGGYRFYDRRIVRVDTGRKRRAV; encoded by the coding sequence ATGAAACTTTTCGAGGTGATACCGGAGCGCTTGTTCCAGGTTTTCAGCGGCCGGAACCGGCATATTTATGCCGAGGCCCTGCTTCTCCTTTATGAGCAGTACCGGGTCAACCGCTTTGGCATCCAGTATGAGGTCATGCGGGATTTGATGCAGGAACTGATCGAGAGCCAGGAGGAGGCCGGCCTGGTCTATGAGGTGGAGGAGGAAGAGGAGCAGGAGCCTGCCGCCGGCGGGCTTTTTGACGGCAACGGCGAGGACCTGGCCCGGCTGAAGGCCGGCGTCCTCTTGCGTCGCCTGGACAGGTTAAAGTGGATCCAGGTGGAAGTACGGGATAATTTCCGCCGCTACATCGTCCTGCCCCGCTACGCCAGCCGTTTGCTGGCCGTTTTCCAGGAATTATGCGAGAACCGTACCGTTGAGTACCAGCGCTTTGCCTTCGTTACCTACCAGCTCCTTTCCGGCGAGGAGGCCAGGCAGCGGCCCGGCTTTGCCATCCTGGAGGCCCACAGGATGACCCAGGAGTTCCTGGAGGAACTGCGGGTGCTGGCCAACAATATGAAATACCATATGGAGCAGGTGGTGGCCAAAGCCTCCATCCAGGAGGTTCTGGACCACCATTTTGAAGAGTACAAGGCCCACATCATCGACCGCAGCTACCACCGCCTCAAGACTTCGGACCATGTTTCCCGTTACCGGCAGCGGATCCTGGCCACGGTCCAGGAGTGGCTCCTGGACCCGGAATGGATGGCCCGGGCCGTGGAAGACGCCCTGCGCAACGAGTTTTTTGCCAGCAGGGAAGAAGCGGCGGACCAGCTGCGCCGCGCCCTCATGGACATCGAAGAGATTTACCGCGGCCTGGACGAAATCTTTTACCAGATCGACCTGCGCCACAACCAGTACCTGCGCGCCTCCTTCGAGCGGGCACGCTATTTAAGCCAGCACAGCTCCGGCGTCGACCGGTATCTGGCGCGGATCCTGGAGTGGACGGCGGCGGGCATCAGGAGGGGCGACCTGCCGGCGGAAGATTGCCTGCCCGGCCTGTTCAACCTGATGCGCCTCAATCAATTAAACGAGCAGTCCCTGTATACGCCGCGCCGGCGGCGGGCGCCCCACCGGCCTGAACCCCAGGTGGTGGTGGCTGTCCCCGAGGAACTGAAAAGGCAGCTGCGGGAGCAGAACCTGCAGCGGGTGCGGCAGGCCATTACCAGGGAAAAGGTGAGCGCCTACGTCCTGGGCCGCCTGGGCGAGCGTCAGGAGATGGGCATCGAGGAGCTGGCGCCCACCAATATGGAGGAATTCCTGTACCTTCTCTATGTTTATCTCTACGGCTACGACGGTCTGGCCGGCTACCGGCTGGTGCCGCGGGGCGCGAACCGTATCCTCGACATCGGCGGCTATCGCTTTTATGACCGGCGGATAGTGCGGGTGGATACGGGCAGGAAGCGGCGGGCCGTTTAA
- a CDS encoding DUF4194 domain-containing protein, producing MLNLGENLSEQEAGRLREVINRLLAVNFLNKEQEREHYLVARRHRQVVEEFFRFLGWEIVFDDRHECIFVLSPEAGCRRNLTREESIWLLVLRLIYQEKRQGLSLSEFPVTTLHEIRAKYEAFRLPLFNKTRLQELVRLGTQYKLLEPLDDDIRSDDCAFRLFHTLLYAVQADTVEKLYQKIAAYEQGKEELPDEVAAPPAAD from the coding sequence GTGCTTAACCTCGGGGAAAACCTCAGTGAACAGGAAGCCGGGCGGTTGCGGGAGGTCATCAACCGCCTGCTGGCCGTTAATTTTCTAAACAAGGAACAGGAGCGGGAGCATTACCTGGTGGCGCGGCGCCACCGCCAGGTTGTGGAGGAGTTTTTCCGCTTCCTCGGCTGGGAGATCGTCTTTGACGACCGCCACGAATGCATCTTTGTCCTGTCCCCGGAGGCCGGCTGCCGGCGCAACCTGACCCGGGAAGAGAGTATCTGGCTCCTGGTCCTGCGCCTCATCTACCAGGAAAAGCGCCAGGGCCTTTCTTTGAGCGAGTTCCCGGTCACTACCCTCCACGAGATCCGGGCCAAGTATGAAGCCTTCCGCCTGCCCCTTTTTAATAAGACCAGGCTGCAGGAACTGGTGCGCCTGGGCACCCAGTACAAACTCCTGGAACCCCTGGATGACGACATCAGGTCCGACGACTGCGCCTTCCGCCTGTTCCACACCCTTCTTTACGCCGTCCAGGCGGATACGGTAGAGAAGCTGTACCAGAAGATCGCTGCTTATGAACAGGGGAAGGAGGAACTGCCGGATGAAGTGGCTGCGCCGCCTGCGGCTGATTAA
- a CDS encoding ATP-binding protein: MKWLRRLRLINWHYFYDETLEFGRQTLIAGRNSAGKSTIIDALQVLLVANQRQIRFNSAAHDEARRSLISYLRGKTGGEAKKYLREGDFTSYIVAEFYDQQKRENFVVGVVMDVYGDDTIDDEYFILAGVQLADLDFWSPAERWKNREEFHRYCQNLPGRHIFERSKTGYQKALLNRLGQVSERFFPVFVKALSFKPIQNVRDFVYQYILDEKELQLDLLRQNFEIHERYRAELEALEERREKLEAICRQFETFARLRDTVAVQEYVIRGLKHAREVELRDRLEEEIRFLAAEVERLGRELDLARARHQEAGDKAREAYQKWQGHQARQREQELKEGLARVDKDLQEQERLLAILRQTLDREKALLAGLQEMEADEYWQWQPGEQERLGRALELLSGLVPAGDADWLPGEDTVAAVRDTGLFLAGLHSRCARAAGRLEDRLALLQQQKAELEGQIRDLENKKRPYPPHVLNLKRLLEERLNRRSPVWIFCEEMDLKDETWRDAVEGYLYTQRFDLLVEPRVFAEALAIYEREKGKHQVEGVGLVDTEKEQKYLGTAQEGSLAEEMVTANPVIQAHIDHLLGRVMKARDEQDLRRYRTAITRTCMSYHNLVARQLEKHRYAVPYIGARAIARQLEIKRRELAETKEQIEMLQGRREKLAAWLERLADKKSLYTGISEQLDLPARIRRLQEERAALAAELERLDLGEVERLKEEYYYWERREKELLNEITEISGLKKSRENELNQKQTELHLQETRVQEALAFWQSWREQYPVELLPRAEERWREVEGQDLPAAGKLVNWENSQKGNITRREQEFQRLRDLRHEYNLRYTYNADPGAPDNEAYRPLLAEIATVDIPRYREKLAEALKQSEEEFKSHFIFKLREAIEAARRDFNELNYALKNFPFHEDRYHFEIKPSERYRRFYDVIMDPGVMEQGSLFELPEDDRAAVLHELFEKLIRGEAGELEEFTDYRNYLDFDIVVTSGEHRYSFSQVLREKSGGETQTPFYVAILASFNHLYATGKTIRLVVFDEAFNKMDEERIQTSLRLIKRMNLQLIAAVPDEKMQHMAPEVDTTLLVHRNGFHCFVDMISRQEVLAGDEVPTGDGQPDGHSDTAGGRAEGPGGDDGQWRRAGGTDGEESGLPRQGGVRIGRDGQRPASAVPVQDSLFADQ; encoded by the coding sequence ATGAAGTGGCTGCGCCGCCTGCGGCTGATTAACTGGCACTACTTTTATGACGAGACCCTGGAGTTCGGCCGCCAGACCCTTATCGCCGGCCGCAACAGCGCCGGCAAGTCGACCATCATCGACGCCCTGCAGGTCCTCCTGGTGGCCAACCAGCGGCAGATCCGCTTCAATTCGGCGGCCCACGATGAGGCCAGGCGCTCCCTCATCAGCTACCTGCGGGGCAAAACCGGCGGGGAAGCCAAGAAGTACCTGCGGGAAGGGGATTTTACCAGCTACATCGTCGCCGAGTTTTACGACCAGCAGAAGAGGGAAAACTTTGTCGTCGGCGTGGTGATGGACGTCTACGGCGACGATACCATCGACGACGAATACTTTATCCTCGCCGGGGTGCAGCTGGCCGACCTGGATTTCTGGAGCCCGGCGGAGCGCTGGAAAAACCGGGAGGAGTTTCACCGCTACTGTCAGAACCTGCCGGGACGCCATATCTTCGAGCGGAGCAAAACCGGCTATCAGAAGGCCCTCCTCAACCGCCTGGGCCAGGTAAGCGAGCGCTTTTTTCCGGTTTTCGTCAAGGCCCTTTCCTTTAAACCCATCCAGAACGTGCGGGATTTCGTCTACCAGTATATCCTGGATGAGAAGGAGCTGCAGCTGGACCTCCTGCGGCAGAATTTTGAAATCCACGAGCGCTACCGGGCGGAGCTAGAAGCCCTGGAAGAGCGCCGGGAGAAGCTGGAAGCCATCTGCCGCCAGTTCGAAACCTTTGCCCGGCTGCGGGATACGGTGGCCGTCCAGGAGTACGTCATCCGCGGCCTGAAGCACGCTCGGGAGGTGGAGCTGCGGGACCGCCTGGAGGAAGAGATACGCTTCCTGGCAGCCGAGGTGGAACGCCTGGGCCGGGAGCTGGATCTGGCGCGGGCCAGGCATCAGGAAGCAGGGGACAAGGCCAGGGAGGCCTATCAGAAGTGGCAGGGGCACCAGGCCAGGCAGCGGGAGCAGGAGTTAAAGGAAGGCCTGGCCCGCGTAGATAAGGATTTGCAGGAGCAGGAGCGGCTGCTGGCGATCCTGCGCCAGACCCTCGACCGGGAGAAGGCCCTGCTGGCCGGCCTGCAGGAGATGGAAGCGGATGAATACTGGCAGTGGCAGCCGGGGGAGCAGGAGCGCCTGGGACGGGCCCTGGAGCTGCTGTCCGGATTGGTTCCGGCCGGGGACGCTGATTGGTTACCGGGGGAGGATACCGTGGCCGCGGTGCGGGATACGGGTCTTTTCCTGGCCGGCCTGCACAGCCGCTGCGCCCGGGCCGCCGGCCGCCTGGAAGACCGGCTGGCCCTGCTCCAGCAACAAAAAGCGGAACTGGAGGGGCAGATCCGCGACCTGGAGAACAAGAAGCGGCCCTACCCCCCGCACGTCCTCAACTTGAAAAGGCTCCTGGAAGAGCGCTTGAACAGGCGCTCGCCGGTCTGGATCTTCTGCGAGGAAATGGACCTGAAGGATGAAACCTGGCGGGACGCCGTGGAGGGGTATTTGTACACCCAGCGCTTCGACCTGTTGGTGGAACCCCGGGTCTTTGCCGAAGCCCTGGCCATTTACGAGAGAGAGAAAGGGAAGCACCAGGTAGAAGGAGTCGGCCTGGTGGATACGGAGAAGGAGCAGAAGTACCTGGGCACGGCGCAGGAGGGTTCCCTGGCGGAGGAGATGGTAACGGCCAACCCGGTCATCCAGGCCCACATCGACCATCTCCTGGGGCGGGTCATGAAGGCCCGGGACGAGCAGGACCTGCGCCGTTACCGCACTGCCATCACCAGGACCTGCATGTCCTATCACAACCTGGTAGCCAGGCAGCTGGAAAAACACCGCTACGCCGTTCCCTATATCGGCGCCCGGGCCATAGCGCGCCAGTTAGAGATCAAGCGCCGGGAGCTGGCGGAGACGAAAGAACAGATAGAGATGCTGCAGGGCAGGAGGGAAAAGCTGGCGGCCTGGCTGGAGCGCCTGGCCGACAAGAAGTCCCTTTACACCGGCATCAGCGAACAGCTGGACCTCCCGGCCCGCATCCGGCGCTTACAGGAGGAACGGGCCGCCCTGGCTGCGGAGCTGGAACGGCTGGACCTGGGGGAAGTGGAGCGGTTAAAAGAAGAATATTACTACTGGGAGCGCCGCGAAAAAGAGCTGTTGAACGAGATTACCGAAATCAGCGGATTAAAAAAAAGCCGCGAGAACGAGTTGAACCAAAAGCAAACGGAGCTGCACCTGCAGGAGACGAGGGTGCAGGAGGCCCTGGCCTTCTGGCAGTCCTGGCGGGAGCAGTATCCGGTGGAACTCCTGCCCCGGGCCGAGGAACGCTGGCGGGAGGTGGAGGGTCAGGACCTGCCCGCGGCCGGCAAGCTTGTCAACTGGGAGAACAGCCAGAAGGGCAATATTACCAGGCGGGAGCAGGAGTTCCAGCGCCTGCGCGACTTACGCCACGAGTACAACCTGCGCTACACCTACAACGCCGATCCCGGCGCCCCGGATAATGAAGCCTACCGGCCCCTGCTGGCGGAAATCGCCACGGTGGATATCCCCCGTTACCGGGAAAAGCTGGCCGAGGCTCTGAAGCAGTCGGAAGAAGAATTTAAATCCCATTTTATCTTTAAGCTCCGCGAGGCCATTGAAGCAGCGCGGCGGGATTTCAACGAGCTCAACTACGCCCTGAAAAACTTTCCCTTCCACGAGGACCGCTACCACTTTGAGATTAAACCCAGCGAGAGGTACAGGCGTTTTTACGACGTGATCATGGACCCCGGGGTGATGGAGCAGGGTTCCCTTTTTGAGCTGCCCGAGGACGACCGGGCGGCCGTCCTCCACGAGCTCTTTGAGAAGCTCATCCGCGGTGAGGCCGGGGAATTGGAGGAATTCACCGACTACCGCAACTACCTGGATTTCGATATCGTGGTCACCAGCGGTGAACACCGCTATTCCTTCTCCCAGGTGCTGCGGGAAAAATCGGGCGGCGAAACCCAGACACCCTTTTACGTCGCCATCCTGGCGTCCTTTAACCATCTCTATGCTACGGGCAAGACCATCCGCCTGGTGGTGTTTGACGAGGCCTTCAACAAAATGGACGAGGAGCGCATCCAGACCAGCCTCCGGCTCATCAAGCGCATGAACCTGCAGCTCATTGCCGCCGTACCCGATGAAAAAATGCAGCACATGGCGCCGGAAGTCGATACCACCCTGCTGGTGCACCGCAACGGCTTCCACTGTTTTGTGGATATGATCAGCCGCCAGGAAGTGCTGGCCGGAGATGAGGTGCCAACCGGTGACGGGCAGCCGGATGGCCACAGCGATACGGCCGGGGGGCGGGCAGAAGGGCCCGGGGGAGATGACGGTCAGTGGCGCCGTGCCGGCGGCACCGACGGTGAAGAAAGCGGCCTGCCGCGGCAAGGGGGTGTAAGGATTGGCCGGGACGGGCAGAGACCTGCAAGCGCAGTACCGGTACAAGATTCTCTCTTTGCTGATCAGTAA
- a CDS encoding Wadjet anti-phage system protein JetD domain-containing protein, producing MAGTGRDLQAQYRYKILSLLISKYEGSRSFQTGTPGKQRPQFAMKKSPLAGDYFDEMDHRKREAIHAALAELAAAGVVEVTWPRFQEGRQVEKVYLNFDAIPRAYELAGLVPRAERISRLRQILAPLATHPWEWVRRWWAEVDAALARRRAAGLDLEDPEGYGELVKVLLALPGLEDSIPERIFSQRVLGDSKAFEQRVKKRLLALLKSHGPEEYETDAEYLDSVGLTDNPKMVLVAGAFTFRAGETHFRMDELPGGLGLSPQTVRSMKITGVPARWILIVENLTTYYQVVQEVYNFTPAGLVIYSGGFPCRGVQRFLNRLKEYLDTIDSTKPPIYHWGDMDYGGIRIFEYIKRKFFPSLQPYLMDVITYERSLEAGISFGDEYAAKLSRLAADPAYASWRPLLEAMLRHRKWIEQESLHFFLPDLSNEAG from the coding sequence TTGGCCGGGACGGGCAGAGACCTGCAAGCGCAGTACCGGTACAAGATTCTCTCTTTGCTGATCAGTAAATACGAAGGGAGCCGCTCCTTTCAAACCGGCACTCCGGGCAAGCAGCGACCCCAGTTCGCCATGAAGAAGAGCCCCCTGGCCGGCGATTATTTTGATGAGATGGACCACCGCAAAAGGGAGGCCATCCACGCCGCCCTGGCCGAACTGGCAGCTGCCGGGGTGGTGGAGGTCACCTGGCCCCGCTTCCAGGAAGGCCGGCAGGTAGAAAAAGTATATTTAAACTTTGACGCCATCCCCCGGGCCTATGAGCTGGCGGGCCTGGTGCCCAGGGCGGAGCGGATCAGCAGGCTGCGCCAGATCCTGGCACCCCTGGCTACCCACCCCTGGGAGTGGGTGCGGCGATGGTGGGCGGAAGTGGACGCGGCCCTGGCCCGGCGCCGGGCGGCCGGCCTGGACCTGGAGGACCCGGAAGGTTATGGGGAACTGGTAAAGGTGCTCCTGGCCCTGCCGGGATTGGAGGACAGTATACCTGAGCGCATCTTCAGCCAGCGGGTTCTGGGGGATTCCAAGGCCTTCGAGCAGAGGGTGAAAAAGCGGCTGCTGGCCCTGCTCAAGTCCCACGGCCCAGAGGAATATGAAACCGACGCCGAATACCTGGACAGCGTCGGCTTGACCGATAATCCCAAAATGGTGCTGGTGGCAGGGGCCTTTACTTTCCGGGCGGGAGAAACGCACTTCCGGATGGACGAGCTGCCCGGAGGGTTGGGATTATCGCCTCAAACTGTACGGTCAATGAAAATCACGGGCGTTCCGGCGCGGTGGATTTTAATAGTAGAGAATCTGACCACCTACTACCAGGTGGTTCAGGAAGTTTATAATTTTACGCCGGCCGGCCTGGTTATCTATAGCGGCGGTTTTCCCTGCCGCGGGGTGCAGCGATTTTTAAATAGGCTTAAGGAATACCTTGATACTATTGACTCCACCAAGCCACCGATCTACCACTGGGGCGATATGGACTACGGCGGCATCCGTATCTTTGAATATATAAAGCGCAAATTTTTTCCCTCTTTACAACCCTACCTTATGGATGTCATCACTTATGAGAGGAGCCTGGAGGCGGGCATATCTTTTGGCGACGAATATGCAGCCAAACTTTCCAGGCTGGCTGCAGATCCCGCCTATGCTTCCTGGCGTCCTTTGCTTGAAGCCATGTTAAGGCACCGCAAGTGGATAGAACAGGAGTCCCTGCATTTCTTTCTACCTGACCTAAGCAACGAAGCAGGCTAG
- a CDS encoding helix-turn-helix transcriptional regulator, with amino-acid sequence MSLVLKKNKKAISNVGRQSLARIYAIHRWIAAGRYPNVAFIAERLEVSARTVERDIQILRDFFGAPIVYDSWHRGYRYDKTFSLPPIHLTEGELLTLYLGQRLLSQFGGTPFSRIIQGALAKLRTMLPEKLMVDLDLLDKDISFAVAPLRGDAEKLAVLYADLCRAIQDNCSVQITYYTASRDAVTERLIDPYHLRFYQGAWYVIAYCHYRREVRLFALDRIRQWQVTGRKFEVAADFSLEDYLQSSLGIERGPQVHEVIIRFHRDQARWIKERQWHPSQVMEELTDGSLLLKMHLSGLQEVKRWVLGFGSQAEVLAPPELRREVGREAKELAGLYDHI; translated from the coding sequence TTGAGCCTGGTCCTCAAGAAAAATAAAAAAGCCATCAGTAACGTCGGCCGCCAGTCCCTGGCGCGCATCTACGCCATCCACCGCTGGATCGCCGCCGGCCGCTACCCTAACGTGGCCTTTATTGCAGAACGTCTGGAGGTTTCCGCGCGGACGGTAGAAAGGGATATCCAGATTCTCAGGGATTTTTTCGGAGCTCCTATCGTCTATGACAGCTGGCACAGGGGTTATCGTTACGATAAAACCTTCAGCCTGCCCCCCATCCACTTGACTGAAGGGGAACTCCTGACCCTGTACCTGGGCCAGCGGCTGTTAAGCCAGTTCGGCGGCACCCCTTTTAGCCGGATAATCCAGGGTGCCCTGGCCAAACTGAGGACAATGCTGCCGGAGAAATTAATGGTGGACCTGGACCTGCTGGATAAAGATATTTCCTTTGCCGTCGCGCCTTTACGCGGTGACGCCGAGAAACTGGCCGTCCTCTACGCTGATCTCTGCCGGGCCATCCAGGATAACTGCTCGGTACAAATAACATACTATACGGCCAGCCGGGACGCCGTCACCGAGCGCTTGATCGACCCCTACCACCTGCGCTTTTATCAGGGCGCCTGGTACGTCATCGCTTACTGCCATTACCGCCGAGAAGTACGTCTCTTTGCCCTGGACCGCATCCGGCAGTGGCAGGTGACAGGGCGCAAATTCGAAGTGGCGGCTGATTTTTCCCTGGAAGACTACCTGCAGAGCTCCCTCGGCATCGAAAGGGGACCGCAGGTACACGAGGTCATCATTCGCTTCCACCGTGACCAGGCACGCTGGATCAAGGAGCGCCAGTGGCATCCAAGCCAGGTAATGGAAGAGCTGACCGACGGGAGCCTGCTATTAAAAATGCACCTCAGCGGTCTCCAGGAGGTAAAACGCTGGGTGCTGGGCTTCGGTAGCCAGGCGGAAGTCCTGGCCCCCCCGGAGCTACGCCGGGAAGTGGGCCGGGAAGCAAAAGAACTGGCCGGACTGTACGACCATATTTAG
- a CDS encoding CRISPR-associated endoribonuclease Cas6 translates to MINLRLRIVLEPAGSVREGPITIPLDFRRHFISLIKALAGTSSLANRFTIEKPGYSPYVFSVDFNGIIAMNTSKGEITCRPPVFMTISTGIFEVMTALSNGAIAMKGRKAVLGLSLKDIYLLPLKKIRSTSKKFRILGHAVLRGICDYVDGSDVEQLEEAINTHLFNRYNFLVKEYCLEDGLRINPVKVLTPSGYYKGVCYHYGGQLTTIQGHIHLQSTPETLQFLYDYGLGVRTGQGFGLLEVDG, encoded by the coding sequence GTGATTAACCTGCGTTTACGTATCGTCCTTGAACCAGCAGGCAGTGTGCGGGAGGGACCAATAACCATACCCTTGGACTTTCGCCGCCATTTTATTTCCCTAATCAAAGCCCTTGCGGGCACCTCGTCCCTTGCCAATCGCTTTACCATCGAGAAACCTGGTTACAGCCCATATGTGTTTTCAGTGGATTTTAATGGTATTATCGCTATGAATACCAGCAAAGGAGAGATAACCTGCCGGCCGCCGGTTTTTATGACTATTTCCACCGGAATTTTTGAAGTAATGACCGCTCTTAGTAACGGTGCGATTGCAATGAAGGGTAGAAAAGCTGTCCTCGGTTTATCTTTGAAGGACATCTATCTTTTACCTTTAAAGAAGATTAGAAGTACCTCTAAAAAGTTCCGCATTCTCGGCCACGCCGTTCTGCGAGGTATTTGTGATTACGTCGACGGCTCTGATGTAGAACAACTGGAAGAAGCCATCAATACCCATCTCTTTAACCGGTATAATTTTTTAGTTAAGGAATACTGTCTGGAAGACGGTCTGCGGATTAATCCCGTTAAAGTCTTAACCCCTTCAGGCTACTATAAAGGGGTTTGCTACCATTACGGTGGGCAACTGACAACTATCCAGGGTCACATCCATTTGCAGAGTACTCCGGAGACTTTGCAGTTTCTATACGATTACGGCCTGGGAGTTAGGACAGGACAGGGTTTTGGCCTGCTGGAGGTGGATGGTTAA
- the cas8a1 gene encoding type I-B CRISPR-associated protein Cas8b1/Cst1 — protein sequence MQDVEIYPTSWYYNACVQGFLEVLAWGLDVDEKKGEEIVVNEILKKDGRAVIPGDIMTLAFSPRGNPHKDYRLKEVPEELPYLKRIGWWWVEKSYKDGFIPSKEKKAERNKLSEAEKIDMVFRRLFHFKGGYYPNLANLAYLKSTTSKADFLNGWFERDNAATVSTLICSFCGEETKLDINSSIYNTFFTRPVSIYLGNSYEEFPNLFWDGNPNLIMCKRCRSYFLCFHLVSKNRFFINSDSFFVNWYLNRLLAGKVDNIRHQSLLDAMQYDQQLRKAVGSWGLQNMELLIFERNGVEYYPISANLARLLLIPEITLLIGQIANNRVWEFILQERFDYLPTMVYKSLRALINMKNDGKDPEVVFEGPGNTLPVNNLIQLYYAIKQQIASNNGGGKMSHINLKEIREAAAEAPINPARNADKNFVYRLLELTRLNKKTEVYHLLLRIYLTSEEKKEFPPPLARLFETNDCELFKTGIYAFIAGLIRSEKITN from the coding sequence ATGCAGGACGTGGAAATTTATCCGACATCCTGGTATTACAACGCCTGTGTTCAGGGTTTCCTGGAAGTGCTGGCCTGGGGCCTGGACGTGGACGAAAAAAAGGGGGAGGAAATTGTCGTTAATGAAATCCTCAAGAAGGACGGCCGGGCTGTCATCCCCGGCGACATCATGACCTTAGCCTTTAGCCCCCGGGGCAACCCGCATAAAGATTATAGACTTAAGGAGGTTCCAGAGGAATTACCCTATTTAAAAAGAATCGGCTGGTGGTGGGTGGAAAAGAGCTATAAAGACGGTTTTATTCCCAGTAAAGAAAAAAAGGCTGAAAGAAATAAATTGAGTGAAGCCGAGAAAATAGATATGGTTTTCAGGAGACTTTTCCATTTTAAAGGGGGATATTACCCTAATTTAGCCAATCTGGCTTATCTCAAAAGTACTACTAGTAAAGCTGATTTCTTAAATGGTTGGTTTGAGAGAGATAATGCCGCTACCGTGAGCACTTTAATCTGCAGCTTTTGTGGTGAAGAAACTAAATTGGATATAAACAGTTCCATATATAATACCTTTTTTACCCGACCCGTGTCAATTTATCTTGGCAATAGCTATGAAGAATTTCCTAACCTTTTTTGGGATGGAAACCCTAATCTAATTATGTGTAAGCGATGCCGCTCCTATTTCTTATGTTTTCACTTGGTAAGCAAGAACAGATTCTTCATTAATTCCGATTCCTTTTTTGTAAACTGGTATTTAAACCGCCTTCTTGCAGGGAAAGTAGATAACATTCGCCATCAATCTCTTCTTGATGCCATGCAATACGACCAGCAACTGAGAAAAGCCGTGGGCAGCTGGGGACTGCAAAATATGGAACTATTGATTTTTGAACGGAACGGAGTAGAGTATTACCCGATATCGGCTAACTTAGCTCGGCTGTTACTTATACCCGAAATAACTTTACTTATAGGTCAGATCGCCAATAACAGGGTATGGGAATTCATCCTCCAAGAACGATTTGACTACCTGCCGACGATGGTTTACAAATCTCTAAGGGCTTTAATTAACATGAAGAATGATGGAAAAGATCCAGAAGTTGTTTTTGAAGGCCCTGGAAACACCCTACCGGTAAATAACCTTATTCAACTCTATTATGCCATAAAGCAGCAAATAGCCAGCAATAATGGGGGTGGAAAAATGAGTCATATAAACTTAAAAGAAATCCGGGAAGCGGCGGCAGAGGCGCCAATAAACCCTGCAAGAAATGCAGATAAGAATTTTGTTTATCGCTTGCTGGAACTTACGAGGTTAAACAAAAAGACAGAAGTTTATCATTTACTTTTAAGGATTTATTTAACCAGTGAAGAGAAAAAAGAGTTCCCTCCACCTCTTGCGCGGCTTTTTGAAACTAATGACTGTGAATTATTCAAAACAGGTATTTATGCTTTTATTGCTGGATTAATCCGCTCGGAGAAGATTACAAATTAA